Proteins encoded together in one Petrotoga mexicana DSM 14811 window:
- the hutH gene encoding histidine ammonia-lyase: MKEVYIDGEHLSLEDVINVARHYYEVVIDNSAFENIKNSRKVVEKFAEEEKIIYGVTTGFGELCNVFISNDKTEKLQKNLIRSHACGIGDPLDIETVRAIMLLRANSLVKGFSGIRLSTIQTLINMINKKVHPVIPEKGSLGASGDLAPLAHMVLPMMGEGEAYYEGKRLSGKEAMKLAGIDTINLVAKEGLALINGTQVMTAIGALSIYDSIELLKTADIISSLSFEALNGVIEAFDERVHNLRPHKGQIESANNLRKILEGSKMVSHQGVLRVQDAYSLRCIPQVHGASRDAVNYVQDVIVKEMNAATDNPLIFSKEEEAISAGNFHGQPIALGMDFLAIALSEIANISERRIERLVNPKLSRLPPFLIEESGLNSGFMLVQYSAASLVSENKVLAHPASVDSIPSSANQEDHVSMGTIAARKAKNILNNVQKVLAMEMLCACQAIDLRGNKGLGKGSKIVYDIVRDKIPKINEDRAMYEMIDKSEEILKSCIIVKEVEKEIGKLL, from the coding sequence TTGAAAGAGGTCTATATAGACGGCGAACATCTGAGTTTGGAAGATGTGATTAATGTAGCTAGACATTATTACGAGGTGGTAATAGATAACTCTGCTTTTGAGAATATTAAGAATTCTAGAAAAGTTGTAGAAAAGTTTGCAGAAGAGGAAAAAATTATATATGGTGTGACTACTGGCTTTGGAGAACTCTGCAATGTTTTCATTTCGAACGATAAAACAGAGAAATTACAAAAGAATCTGATCAGAAGTCATGCATGTGGAATCGGGGATCCTTTGGATATAGAAACTGTTAGGGCGATTATGTTGCTTCGCGCGAATTCTTTGGTCAAAGGTTTTTCTGGAATAAGGTTATCCACCATTCAAACTTTGATCAATATGATCAACAAGAAGGTTCACCCGGTAATACCAGAAAAAGGGTCTTTAGGAGCAAGCGGTGATCTAGCTCCATTAGCCCATATGGTTTTACCGATGATGGGAGAAGGAGAGGCTTATTACGAGGGCAAGCGGTTAAGCGGAAAAGAAGCTATGAAGTTGGCGGGAATAGATACGATAAATCTTGTTGCAAAGGAAGGCCTCGCTTTGATAAATGGAACACAAGTTATGACTGCTATAGGTGCATTATCGATATACGATAGCATAGAACTTTTAAAAACGGCAGATATAATTTCATCGTTGAGTTTTGAGGCATTGAACGGTGTCATCGAGGCTTTTGATGAGAGGGTACACAATCTAAGACCTCATAAAGGGCAGATTGAGTCCGCTAATAATTTAAGGAAAATACTTGAAGGTAGTAAAATGGTGTCTCATCAAGGCGTATTACGGGTTCAAGATGCCTATTCCTTGAGATGTATCCCGCAGGTTCACGGTGCTTCACGTGATGCGGTAAATTATGTGCAAGATGTCATTGTGAAAGAGATGAATGCAGCAACCGATAATCCTTTGATATTTTCAAAAGAAGAAGAAGCAATATCCGCGGGGAATTTTCACGGCCAACCAATTGCATTGGGCATGGACTTTTTGGCGATTGCTTTGTCTGAAATTGCAAATATATCAGAAAGACGAATAGAAAGGCTTGTTAATCCTAAATTGAGCAGGTTACCTCCTTTTTTGATAGAAGAAAGTGGCTTGAATTCTGGATTTATGCTTGTTCAATATTCAGCCGCGTCGTTGGTTTCAGAAAATAAAGTCTTAGCCCATCCTGCAAGTGTTGATTCAATTCCTTCTTCTGCAAACCAAGAAGATCACGTTTCTATGGGTACAATTGCAGCGAGAAAAGCGAAGAATATACTAAACAACGTCCAAAAAGTATTAGCTATGGAAATGCTCTGTGCTTGCCAAGCCATAGACCTACGAGGAAACAAAGGTTTAGGAAAAGGTTCAAAGATAGTTTATGATATAGTTAGAGATAAAATACCGAAGATAAACGAAGACAGAGCGATGTACGAAATGATAGATAAGAGTGAAGAAATCTTAAAATCTTGCATAATCGTTAAAGAAGTGGAAAAAGAAATTGGTAAATTACTTTAA
- a CDS encoding urocanate hydratase → MVNNIDISSAMSIKLDDELPPMPKFLEGIRRAPKRPLNLSKREVELALANALRYVPESLHEELAPEFLQELLTRGRIYGYRYRPEGNIKAKPIDMYKGKCIEGKAFQVMIDNNLDFDVALYPYELVTYGETGQVCQNWMQYRLIKKYLKELTREQTLVVASGHPLGLFRSTPNSPRVIITNALMVGMFDDQEHWIKAQAMGVANYGQMTAGGWMYIGPQGIVHGTYNTLLNAGRLKLGIPQDSDLRGRLFVSSGLGGMSGAQAKAIEIARGVGIIAEVDYSRIQTRLNQGWLKTYSKDLNEVFEIAFDHLNRKKTISIGYYGNIVDLLEYIAKKGIKVDLLSDQTSCHAAYEGGYCPQGLTHEEKNHLLETNKEKFVELVNNSLRRHFELIKTMVERGTYFFDYGNSFMKAVFDAGVKEIAKNGLDESEGFIFPSYVEDIMGPLIFDYGYGPFRWVCLSGKREDLLKTDKAAMECIDPNRRGQDRDNYIWIRDADKNNLVVGTQARILYQDAMGRMKIALKFNEKVRKGEVGPIMLGRDHHDAGGADSPFRETANIKDGSNIMADMATHDFAGNIARGMSLVTLHNGGGVGIGKAINGGFGLVLDGSERVDEIIKNAIPWDVMVGVARRSWARNEASIETSIEYNKENKNTDHITLPYIADKNMIKDLVDKYYEG, encoded by the coding sequence ATGGTGAACAATATTGATATTTCTAGCGCAATGTCCATTAAGTTGGATGATGAACTTCCTCCTATGCCTAAATTCTTAGAAGGTATAAGAAGGGCTCCTAAAAGACCTTTGAACTTATCAAAAAGAGAAGTAGAACTAGCCCTTGCAAACGCTTTAAGGTACGTGCCGGAAAGTTTGCATGAAGAATTGGCACCAGAATTTTTACAAGAGTTGCTTACTCGAGGTAGAATTTATGGATACAGGTATAGACCTGAGGGCAACATTAAGGCAAAACCTATAGATATGTACAAGGGTAAGTGTATTGAAGGAAAGGCATTTCAGGTCATGATCGATAATAACTTGGATTTCGATGTCGCTTTGTACCCTTATGAACTGGTAACCTATGGTGAAACCGGTCAAGTTTGTCAAAATTGGATGCAGTACAGGTTGATTAAAAAATACTTAAAAGAACTAACAAGAGAACAAACCTTAGTTGTGGCTTCAGGACATCCCCTAGGTTTGTTCAGATCAACTCCAAATAGTCCACGGGTGATAATAACAAATGCCTTGATGGTTGGGATGTTTGATGATCAAGAACATTGGATCAAGGCACAAGCTATGGGTGTTGCCAACTACGGGCAAATGACTGCTGGAGGGTGGATGTACATAGGACCTCAAGGTATCGTTCATGGTACTTACAATACCTTGTTGAACGCGGGAAGGTTGAAATTAGGAATACCCCAAGATAGTGATCTAAGAGGACGCTTGTTTGTTAGTTCGGGTTTAGGTGGAATGAGCGGTGCTCAGGCAAAAGCGATAGAAATCGCAAGAGGGGTTGGGATAATTGCAGAAGTAGATTATTCCAGAATTCAAACAAGGCTCAACCAAGGTTGGCTAAAAACTTACAGCAAAGATTTGAACGAAGTTTTTGAAATAGCCTTCGATCATCTAAATAGAAAAAAAACCATTTCCATCGGTTATTATGGTAATATTGTAGATCTATTGGAATACATTGCAAAGAAAGGTATAAAAGTAGATTTGTTATCAGATCAGACATCTTGTCACGCCGCCTACGAGGGAGGGTACTGCCCTCAAGGCTTGACTCATGAAGAGAAGAATCACCTCTTAGAAACAAATAAAGAGAAATTTGTTGAATTAGTCAACAATTCATTGAGAAGACATTTTGAGCTTATAAAAACAATGGTTGAAAGGGGAACCTACTTTTTTGACTATGGGAATAGTTTCATGAAGGCGGTTTTTGATGCAGGCGTGAAAGAAATAGCAAAAAATGGCTTGGATGAAAGCGAAGGATTCATCTTTCCCTCGTATGTGGAAGACATAATGGGACCATTAATATTCGACTATGGTTATGGACCTTTCAGGTGGGTATGTTTAAGTGGAAAACGGGAAGATCTATTGAAAACGGATAAAGCAGCGATGGAATGTATAGATCCCAATAGAAGGGGCCAAGATAGAGACAATTACATATGGATTAGAGATGCTGATAAAAACAATCTCGTTGTAGGTACTCAAGCTCGGATCCTTTACCAGGATGCTATGGGAAGAATGAAGATAGCTCTTAAATTCAATGAAAAGGTTAGAAAAGGGGAAGTTGGCCCCATAATGCTCGGAAGGGATCATCACGATGCAGGTGGAGCTGACTCTCCTTTTAGAGAAACGGCGAATATAAAAGATGGGAGTAATATAATGGCAGATATGGCAACCCATGACTTTGCTGGAAACATAGCAAGGGGAATGAGTTTGGTAACACTGCACAACGGAGGCGGAGTTGGTATCGGTAAAGCCATTAACGGTGGTTTTGGATTGGTTCTTGACGGAAGTGAAAGGGTGGATGAAATAATAAAGAACGCAATTCCATGGGATGTTATGGTTGGGGTTGCCAGACGATCATGGGCTAGAAATGAAGCTTCTATAGAAACATCAATAGAGTATAACAAAGAAAACAAAAACACGGACCACATAACTTTGCCATACATTGCTGATAAAAATATGATAAAAGATTTGGTTGACAAATACTATGAGGGTTAG
- a CDS encoding ABC transporter substrate-binding protein, with protein MKKSLLVIFVSVLLVVSGFSQVAGIPREETLIANILTGRVGSPGNFNIFTSSWRTPDQGIHQLMLEPLWTMEPTRGEVINSLAAEGPIYNEDFTQMTVKLRKGCYWSDGVEITADDIVYDIELTLKHPGMAYHDQFNMYIDDVYKTDDYTVVFELKEPNARFHANFVDRWGGWRPFPKHIFEKVEDPLSFNYNPPISSGPYVLKDYDRAGYWTLWEKREDWERTPTGMLFGEPKPKYVLFYFYGEATNQVIAQANHNLDMTDLSMEAFRALIQRNPYSRGYRIEYPWVVNTDPCMTGVIFNTEVYPYNLKDVRWALTLAIDIVDYIGIAFDGAAPMGALHIPPMPYYQEIYYEPMEEWLKDFTLDIEVNGEPFKPYDPAATLRAAQYARERGYEVPNDIETLKEMFGPGWWKYAPDVAEQLLERNGFTRDRNGKWLLPDGTPWKINIIANANPSHPSHRNALAAAQEWRNFGIDVSVTPSEQDASVTALGNFEVSSQWPAMEPWGGHPDLYRVFSSMHSNYYQPIGENAITNLGPAPGRWTDPRMDEVIEGMEKVDWGSEENMELGMEGLKILVEEMPSIPTFGYPGVVGWDEYYWTNYPGAENPYMIPYHHWPNLKYVLPFLEPTGRK; from the coding sequence ATGAAAAAGAGTTTATTGGTGATTTTTGTTTCTGTGTTACTTGTTGTTTCGGGATTTTCACAAGTAGCGGGTATTCCAAGAGAAGAAACACTCATTGCTAACATTTTAACTGGAAGAGTAGGTTCCCCTGGTAATTTCAATATATTTACCAGTAGCTGGAGAACCCCTGACCAAGGGATTCATCAATTGATGCTGGAACCATTATGGACGATGGAACCCACCAGAGGAGAAGTTATTAATTCTCTTGCAGCGGAAGGCCCGATTTACAACGAAGACTTCACACAGATGACCGTTAAGTTGAGGAAAGGATGCTATTGGAGTGATGGTGTTGAAATTACTGCCGATGATATTGTATATGATATTGAACTAACTTTGAAACACCCTGGGATGGCTTACCATGATCAGTTCAATATGTACATTGATGACGTATACAAAACAGATGATTACACCGTAGTATTTGAATTGAAAGAACCTAACGCACGATTTCACGCTAATTTTGTAGACAGATGGGGAGGATGGAGACCTTTCCCAAAACATATTTTTGAAAAAGTAGAAGATCCCTTATCCTTTAATTACAACCCTCCGATAAGTAGTGGTCCATATGTTCTAAAAGATTATGATCGTGCTGGTTATTGGACACTTTGGGAAAAAAGGGAAGACTGGGAAAGGACGCCAACTGGAATGTTGTTTGGTGAACCAAAACCAAAATACGTACTCTTCTATTTCTATGGAGAAGCTACAAACCAAGTAATTGCACAAGCTAACCATAACTTAGACATGACGGATTTATCAATGGAAGCATTCAGAGCCCTCATTCAAAGGAATCCATACTCAAGGGGATACAGAATAGAATACCCATGGGTGGTCAACACAGATCCTTGTATGACAGGTGTTATATTCAATACCGAAGTATATCCATACAACCTTAAAGATGTAAGGTGGGCATTAACTCTTGCAATAGATATAGTGGATTACATAGGGATAGCGTTTGATGGTGCTGCGCCTATGGGTGCACTTCACATCCCACCAATGCCTTATTACCAAGAGATTTATTATGAACCGATGGAAGAATGGTTAAAAGATTTCACCTTAGACATAGAAGTTAATGGAGAACCATTCAAACCGTATGATCCAGCGGCGACATTAAGAGCAGCTCAATATGCAAGGGAAAGAGGATATGAGGTACCAAACGATATAGAAACGTTGAAAGAAATGTTTGGTCCAGGATGGTGGAAATATGCACCTGATGTAGCGGAACAACTATTAGAAAGGAATGGATTTACAAGAGATAGAAATGGCAAATGGTTGTTACCAGATGGTACACCTTGGAAAATTAATATTATTGCCAATGCAAATCCTTCACATCCATCGCATAGAAATGCACTTGCTGCGGCACAAGAGTGGAGAAACTTTGGTATAGATGTTTCAGTTACTCCCAGCGAACAAGATGCGAGTGTAACTGCGTTAGGTAACTTTGAGGTTAGTTCCCAATGGCCTGCAATGGAACCATGGGGTGGACATCCTGATTTGTACCGTGTTTTTTCGAGTATGCACTCAAACTACTACCAACCTATAGGAGAAAATGCTATTACTAATTTAGGCCCTGCACCAGGCAGATGGACAGATCCTAGAATGGATGAGGTTATAGAAGGAATGGAAAAGGTGGACTGGGGTAGTGAGGAAAACATGGAATTGGGTATGGAAGGATTAAAAATACTTGTAGAAGAAATGCCTTCAATTCCAACTTTTGGATATCCTGGAGTAGTAGGATGGGATGAGTATTACTGGACGAATTATCCTGGCGCTGAAAATCCGTATATGATTCCCTATCATCACTGGCCAAATTTGAAATACGTACTCCCCTTTCTTGAACCAACAGGTAGGAAATAA
- the ftcD gene encoding glutamate formimidoyltransferase yields MNKIVECVPNFSEGRDKEKLERIVDEVRKQEGVKLLDYSMDKDHNRSVVTFVGEPDMVIEAAFNACKKAAELIDLRTHKGEHPRMGATDVIPLIPIKNITMQECVEYSKKLAKRIGEELNIPVILYEKSASRPEREDLAVIRKGEFEGMFEKLKQEEFKPDFGPDQPHESAGVTAVGARMPLIAFNVNLNTNNLDIAKKIAKAVRGKSGGFKYCKALGFELKERNIVQVSMNMVDYTKTPLYRVFQVIENEANRYGVSVVGSEIVGLVPLNALVDTADYFLKLEDFSYDRVLENKIYGD; encoded by the coding sequence TTGAACAAAATCGTTGAATGTGTTCCTAATTTCAGTGAAGGAAGAGATAAAGAAAAGTTAGAACGGATTGTAGATGAAGTAAGAAAACAAGAAGGAGTAAAATTATTAGATTACTCTATGGATAAAGATCATAACAGAAGCGTAGTTACTTTTGTGGGAGAACCTGATATGGTAATAGAAGCAGCTTTTAACGCCTGTAAAAAAGCGGCTGAGTTGATAGATTTGAGAACTCATAAAGGTGAACATCCAAGAATGGGAGCTACAGACGTTATCCCACTCATTCCAATAAAAAACATAACTATGCAAGAGTGTGTAGAATACTCTAAAAAATTGGCAAAAAGAATAGGAGAAGAGTTGAATATCCCCGTAATATTGTATGAAAAATCAGCTAGCCGACCCGAAAGAGAAGATTTAGCCGTTATAAGAAAAGGTGAGTTCGAAGGGATGTTTGAGAAATTAAAACAAGAAGAGTTCAAGCCAGATTTTGGCCCAGATCAACCGCATGAAAGTGCAGGAGTTACCGCTGTGGGGGCAAGAATGCCTTTGATAGCTTTCAACGTGAACCTGAATACCAACAATTTAGACATTGCAAAAAAGATAGCCAAAGCGGTTAGAGGAAAAAGTGGAGGATTTAAATACTGTAAAGCGTTGGGTTTTGAATTGAAAGAAAGGAATATAGTCCAAGTTTCCATGAATATGGTTGATTACACAAAAACACCTTTGTATAGAGTATTTCAAGTGATAGAAAACGAAGCGAACAGGTATGGAGTGAGCGTTGTTGGAAGTGAAATAGTTGGGTTAGTACCGTTAAATGCCCTTGTTGATACCGCTGATTACTTTTTAAAATTAGAAGATTTCAGCTATGACAGAGTTTTAGAAAATAAAATTTATGGTGATTGA
- a CDS encoding ECF transporter S component, translated as MRAKTKRLVTISLLSGISFVLGFTPLGFIPIPPANATTMHIPVIIGAILEGPVAGMVIGLIFGVSSIIQALLRPNILSFAFVNPLVSVLPRILIGFVSYYSYRLVFELFSRNKEKVSKWRDSVSIGVSAALGTLTNTAGVLGMMYLLFADRIATAMGVAREAVGGVVLAIGLTNGIPEIIIAVLITVGVIRAVKKAGY; from the coding sequence ATGAGAGCAAAAACCAAACGTTTGGTAACTATATCGTTGTTATCTGGTATTTCTTTTGTTCTAGGATTTACTCCATTGGGATTTATCCCTATTCCTCCAGCGAATGCAACAACTATGCATATTCCAGTTATAATTGGGGCAATATTGGAGGGACCTGTTGCAGGAATGGTTATTGGTTTGATATTTGGTGTATCTAGTATAATTCAGGCACTTTTAAGACCAAATATATTGTCTTTTGCTTTTGTTAATCCTTTAGTTTCTGTATTACCAAGAATATTGATTGGTTTTGTTTCATATTATTCATACAGGTTAGTATTTGAACTTTTCTCGCGTAATAAAGAAAAAGTTTCAAAGTGGAGAGATAGCGTATCTATTGGTGTAAGTGCTGCTTTAGGAACTTTGACTAACACAGCAGGTGTTTTAGGTATGATGTATCTTTTATTTGCCGACAGGATAGCTACCGCTATGGGAGTAGCGAGGGAAGCAGTAGGTGGGGTAGTGTTGGCTATAGGCCTAACAAACGGTATTCCAGAGATCATAATAGCGGTTTTAATAACTGTTGGAGTAATCAGAGCGGTAAAAAAAGCAGGCTATTGA
- a CDS encoding ComEC/Rec2 family competence protein translates to MFLFLLKLLEEDKLKVFLIAILLFPALLYIPINLNSEVGILGKIIDKRGNYYTVFSKKIYYENQWQNYRNYYKFYYGEFSTVPITTGKNVYIYGTIENDFLRAEYVAPANNNSIMKIKDLATNRLSENIQNNEALDILTSSFMGNIRDKEVFQKTGTLHLFAVSGMHVYIIYSMISFFLNFFILKRNLRLILYSTIITFYLVFTGFTPSSVRAVLLLVTLNLFRLFDVPVSSFNILGLIGYLNLLLIPNNLMNVSFQMSYAATFMILFTMNHVEYQYFKALSVPIAAYVGIFPIALIHFGEISLIGLFITPILTPAISLLILCSVLSILLPFNFVHSFSTFFALSIKNFVNLFTFYEPIEFSSLFIPLFLWSLIFLLYVWLLQVKKRKKAPIK, encoded by the coding sequence TTGTTTCTTTTTCTTTTAAAACTCTTGGAGGAAGATAAATTAAAAGTCTTTTTAATCGCTATTTTATTGTTTCCTGCCTTGTTATACATTCCCATCAATCTAAATTCAGAAGTAGGTATTTTAGGAAAAATTATAGACAAAAGAGGAAATTATTATACAGTATTTTCAAAAAAAATCTATTATGAAAATCAATGGCAGAATTATAGGAATTATTATAAATTTTACTATGGTGAATTCAGCACCGTTCCCATCACCACCGGCAAAAACGTCTACATATACGGGACAATTGAAAACGATTTTCTTAGAGCTGAATATGTGGCTCCTGCCAACAACAATTCGATTATGAAGATAAAAGATCTTGCAACTAATAGATTGTCTGAAAACATTCAAAATAATGAGGCACTTGATATACTGACGAGCTCTTTTATGGGTAATATACGGGATAAAGAGGTATTTCAAAAAACAGGAACTCTGCATCTATTTGCCGTTTCGGGTATGCACGTTTACATAATTTACTCGATGATCAGCTTCTTTCTGAACTTTTTTATCTTGAAAAGGAATCTAAGACTCATCTTATACTCCACTATCATCACTTTTTATTTGGTTTTTACCGGATTCACCCCAAGTTCTGTACGGGCTGTATTGCTTTTAGTTACCTTGAACTTATTCAGACTTTTCGACGTCCCTGTTAGCTCTTTCAACATCTTAGGATTAATAGGATATCTCAATCTTTTGTTAATTCCCAATAATCTTATGAACGTTAGCTTCCAAATGAGTTATGCTGCGACTTTTATGATTTTATTTACAATGAATCATGTAGAATATCAATATTTTAAAGCTTTGTCTGTCCCCATAGCTGCATATGTCGGTATATTTCCTATAGCTCTAATACACTTTGGAGAAATTTCTTTGATTGGACTTTTCATAACGCCTATTCTAACCCCTGCTATTTCATTACTAATCTTATGTAGCGTTCTTTCAATATTATTGCCTTTCAATTTTGTTCATTCTTTTTCAACTTTTTTTGCATTATCAATAAAAAATTTCGTAAATCTTTTTACCTTTTATGAACCGATTGAATTTAGTTCTTTATTTATCCCGCTATTTTTATGGAGTTTGATCTTTTTACTTTATGTCTGGCTTCTTCAAGTTAAAAAAAGAAAAAAGGCCCCAATTAAATAG
- the gcvH gene encoding glycine cleavage system protein GcvH: protein MKKYSATHEYVTIEGNIATVGISAKAAEELGDVTYVELPEVGKKVKKGEVLCTIESVKSAEDIYVPLSGKIVEVNSDLEDQPEIINEDAENKGWIVKIEISDQSEIEDLLDEEPPM from the coding sequence ATGAAGAAATACTCAGCTACCCACGAATACGTGACAATAGAAGGGAATATTGCAACTGTTGGGATTTCCGCGAAGGCTGCTGAAGAATTGGGTGATGTAACCTACGTTGAATTACCGGAAGTCGGGAAAAAAGTAAAAAAAGGTGAAGTCCTGTGCACCATAGAATCCGTGAAGTCAGCTGAAGATATATATGTACCTTTAAGTGGAAAAATTGTTGAAGTTAACAGCGATCTTGAAGATCAGCCGGAAATAATAAACGAAGACGCCGAAAATAAAGGATGGATTGTAAAAATTGAAATTTCTGATCAATCAGAGATAGAAGATCTTTTGGATGAAGAGCCTCCAATGTAA
- the hutI gene encoding imidazolonepropionase translates to MDEKATLVIKNISNLITMRGPNRPRKKEEMSEIGLIKNGIIAASKDKIIYVGNGELPKDIEIAQDAKIINAQGKTVTPGLIDSHTHLVHGGSREYELFKKLEGKSYLDILNSGGGIYDTVESTKKASFEELLKKAEKSLNRMLSYGVTTVEAKNGYGLDDFNTELKQLEVIKELNRIHPVDLVPTFLGAHAVPKKYEDDVDKFVDILITEMIPYVSEKNLAKFCDVFCEKGVFSVDQSRKILSAAKERGLFLKIHADEIEPLGGAELAAELGCVSADHLVGASDEGLKKMAQNNVIATLLPTTTFFLQSEKYAKARKMIELGIPIALSTDYNPGSSPTENLQLVMTFGALKLHMNPREIITSVTINAACALKLEDKIGSLEVAKKADMAIFDVPNIEYLIYHFGVNHTQTVIKNGEVYDMTSVS, encoded by the coding sequence ATGGATGAAAAAGCTACTTTAGTGATAAAAAACATTTCAAATTTAATAACCATGAGAGGGCCTAATAGACCAAGAAAGAAAGAGGAAATGTCAGAAATTGGCTTAATTAAAAATGGAATCATTGCTGCTTCTAAAGATAAGATAATCTATGTTGGAAATGGAGAGTTGCCAAAAGACATAGAAATAGCTCAAGATGCAAAAATTATAAACGCCCAAGGGAAAACTGTAACACCCGGTTTAATAGACTCTCACACTCATTTGGTTCATGGAGGCTCAAGGGAATACGAATTATTTAAGAAGTTAGAAGGTAAAAGTTACTTAGATATTTTAAATTCTGGGGGAGGAATATACGACACCGTCGAATCAACTAAAAAGGCCTCTTTTGAAGAATTACTTAAAAAGGCAGAAAAGAGTTTAAATAGAATGTTGTCTTATGGAGTAACAACCGTTGAAGCAAAAAACGGTTACGGGCTTGATGATTTTAACACCGAGTTGAAACAGCTTGAGGTTATAAAAGAACTCAATAGAATTCATCCCGTAGATTTGGTCCCAACTTTTCTGGGAGCCCATGCTGTACCTAAAAAGTACGAAGACGACGTCGATAAATTCGTAGATATACTCATAACAGAAATGATTCCATATGTTTCGGAAAAAAATCTAGCTAAATTTTGTGATGTATTCTGTGAAAAAGGAGTTTTCTCAGTTGATCAATCCAGAAAAATACTATCTGCTGCAAAAGAACGCGGTCTATTTCTCAAAATTCATGCAGACGAAATAGAACCTTTAGGAGGTGCCGAATTAGCTGCTGAGTTAGGTTGTGTTTCGGCTGATCATTTGGTAGGTGCAAGTGATGAAGGCTTGAAAAAAATGGCCCAGAACAATGTAATAGCCACACTTCTTCCCACAACAACCTTCTTTTTGCAAAGTGAGAAGTATGCAAAGGCCAGAAAGATGATTGAACTTGGTATACCAATTGCATTGTCGACCGATTATAACCCAGGAAGTTCGCCTACAGAAAATTTACAATTGGTTATGACGTTTGGGGCACTAAAATTACATATGAATCCAAGGGAAATAATTACATCGGTTACTATTAATGCGGCTTGTGCACTGAAATTAGAAGATAAAATTGGTAGTTTGGAAGTAGCTAAAAAAGCTGATATGGCGATTTTCGATGTTCCCAATATAGAATACTTAATATACCACTTCGGAGTAAACCACACTCAAACTGTCATAAAAAATGGAGAGGTATATGATATGACCTCGGTCTCTTGA